The Paenibacillus sp. 481 DNA window AAAATTATCATCTCATGGAAGATGAGATCGAATTAGAGCGCATGCAAGTGACCATTACATCAGGTGACTATAAATTTATGCTGCTTGTGATGGGCGGACTTCAGCAAATGAAGCATTTTCAGTATAAGCAGTATCGACTTAAGAAGTTAAACATTAAAATGCTCCCGGATATTAAGATTACCTCATCACGTATAATCGTTAGAACTCTATCAGCATTGCATATTGAGAACAAAGAGAAGAAACCACTTGCACCATGGGATGAAGAGTACAATGAACATTTTAACTACGTTACCAACCGCATCTTGAACAGCCTATCGGGTAGAGGATTATATGAGCCTATAAATGTCACACCTATAAAAATGTCAAAGATCATAGTGAAAGAGAGTAACGATGAGTTCTTACAACATGCAGACAGGCAGCGTTCGTATCTTTATTTTACCGCTTATCAGGGAAAAATGCTGTTAGAAGGCCATCCGGCAGATCTACAATGGTTGTTGGATTACTCTGCTGGTCTACGCCGTTCCCAAGGCATGGGCTGCTTGGCCCTAGAGGGTGAGGTGATATAAGTGGATAAGCTTACTCTACCTATGGATGATTATTTATTAGCCATGGGGGGCGTCGGAGTATGGCGCATTTATCAATATGGAAAAAAAGCAGAAATCATAGACGAAAAAGAAAATGTACCTTACGTTATTAAAACGGAAAGCTCCTTGGAAATCGACCCGCAATTTTTACCGTACATTCCTTCATTATTTTTTCATTACATGCTAGATGAGCACTCGATCGCAAAGCGAGAGCAAACACGCCTTAACTATTACTCAACGAGAACGAAAGATTCTGCTATTAAAGATTGGGCACTCGCGGCGAAGCAATCGTTAGACACACAGCTGAAGAAGCTTGAAAAATACTTCCCAAATGACTCCGAAATTACTGAACTTAAATCTCTCTCAACTGAATTAAAATCTCTCTCAACTGAATTAAAATCTTATCAATCCAACGATCAGCGGCAGGAAGCTGAATCGACGATTGAACGCTATTTAAAAATACTAAAAAAAATGGAGTATGATCAGAAGCTTACGCTTAACTATGTTAAAGCTTCTCTAATGGGACCGCTCTATGGCCAAGCTAGCTTCTTGAACGTAGCCAAGAACAGCCTCAACTTAGATGGGCATATCGCTACTTATTTAACAGATTACATTCATCCTGTACAAAGAGATTTGCAAATTCAAGCTGCATTTTGTTCAAATCTTGAAACAAAGGAGCTTCTAGCTATTTTAGATTCAAGTAGTGCATCTGTCCATAAAGGCTGGAAGAAGACGCTGAAAAAATGGGACGGAGATCTTGCTGCTTTTTGGGATGAGCAATTGCGCTGCACATTTGTAGATGAATGGTTTGCAACTGGGAATTTTGAAGAGATGATATTTTCGCCCCTTGGGGTCAGTAAGGCATATAATTTTGCTTGGAATTTGCAAGACAAGCAGCCAGTTCCTATTTCGTCGTGGGTTAAGTTAATTTTATTCCTTGCTCCAGCAGGATTAACTACTTACCGACGTCGGGATCAGAGTGCTACGCCATTGTATCACTCTTTTATGTATTCGGATGGTGACGTTGACGAGATTATTCGCATGAACGACCACCTACGTGAACTAGAGAAGGGAGAAACACTGCCAAGTATACTTTCTAAAGTGTTAAGGCGTGAAGAGAAGAAAGCTAACGTATTCTTACCTGTGCAGTTTATCGAGTTTTCAGCAGATTACCGTAGCAAGAAAACGATTTTGAATTATTTCGACGTTCCTGAGCATATCACACAGTATTTTTATCATGAGCAGTTTGGTGCAAATAAAAAAGGCATAGACGGCATACGCGATATGGCGTTGCGTGAATCATTTTTACGCCTAGTCATGCAATCCATTGATCCTATTCGTATCGTCATGAATCATTTGCGGCTCGCCGTTCGTGAATTTATGAACAATGGCCCTCAAGGACGGACTGGTATATATAGTGCTTGGGTTGCATTTTTGGAAAGGCATCGGATTGAACAGTATAAAAAGAAAGGGGAGAACGAGATGAACTCCGTAAAATCAAAGCAAGTTTGGCTAGTATATAAGCAAGGCCTAGAACTACAAAAGCGGCTAACGAATAAAACGAACACTCGTAAAGAGCAAACCACGGAGCATGTGTCGGGGCCGGAAAAACGACTCGCAGCTATAGCTTATCGTTTGCTCAATGCAGTGAATGCTGGTGATCGTCAACAGTTTTTTAATACGGTAATGCGTTTATATCTACAGGCAGGGATGACAGTTAATTCAATTTTACTCAATGTACATAATGATGAGCAGATGGATTTCCCTACCTTTGGAGGGGCATTTATTACGGGATTGCTCGGTGAAGATTACAATGACAAAGATAAGCAAGTGAATTCCAGCAATGATGACCCTGATAAGGATAATGATGAGGATGAATCTGAAGACGATTAATAAATACGATTAACGAAGGAGTGTATTTAAAATGCCAAGAGCATTAACATTTACAGCAATTTTTCAAGCTCAATCTTTAAACTACGGAGAAGGCATTGGCAACATTTCAGAGTTGAAAAAGTTTCATCGCGGCAATGGTGATATTCATACATTCGCTTCACGGCAAAGTGTACGCTATGACATCGTGCGCATGGGAAATGAACTGTTTGGTTGGAATCTAGACACGGTTGATAACTCAAAGGGTGTTGTTCAATTCCGTAAAGACGTAACGATCGCGGATTCGGTAGAGATGGATTTGTTTGGATATTTGAAGACAGACAAAGAATCACAGAAGCGCCCAGCTGTAGCAAGGTTAAGTCATGCGATAGCTTTGGAACCATATAAGGGCGATATGGAATTTTTAAATAATATGGGGCTTGCGCAGCGTGGAAATGGCAACGAGTCTAAAATGAGTACAAGCTTAGCTAACATTGAACAGCATCATAGCTATTATTCGTATACGATGACAATAGATTTGCAAAGAGTCGGAATTGATGGAAATGTTGAGCTGTCTGCACAGGATCGCTTCGAGCGCGTAGCGCAGTTGCTTGAAATTTTAAAGGTGCTATATCGGGATATTCGTGGTCGTCGTGAAAACTTGAGCCCGCTATTTATTGTTGGGGGAACCTACGAGGTATCGAACCCATTTTTCCTTGGGAGAGTAGGACTTATTAAATCAGGTAAAGAGTTTGGTATTGACTCTCGACAAATTAAATCGGTCATGGATACAACATTTATGGGCGAATCAATTGGTGCTCAAACTAGTGTGGGTCTTGTAGATGGTATCTGGGCAAATGAACCTGAGCTTAGAGATACATTTGGAGAGCAGATATGTTCTGTTGATCAATTTTTTGAAAAAGTAAAACAATCGGTTCAAGCAGTGTATGGGGCGTGATGCAATGAAGGCCCTTCGACTGCAATTGTTTCAAGAGACTGCGTGTTATAAGAAGCCAGCGGCGTTTAAGGTGGGAGAAACATATCCGCTTCCTCCTTATTCAACTGTTAAAGGAATGCTACATGCCTTGCTGGAAGCGACTTCATTAATTCCTATGAAAATAAGTATTCAAGGTAGCTATGAAACGAGAATTACTGATTATCAGACCCACTATTTCGTGAAGAAGTTGGAAACTGGCGAGATACCTTTAGTGCTAGATGGATTGGCGCAACAAATCAAATATGAACATACAACGACAATGCCAATTTACATGCATATGCTGCTTAATGTAGGGTTGATTATCCATGTGCAAGCAGAAGATTCTGTATTGGAATCGATACAGGAAAGCATAAAGCGGGGCGTACCTATCTCTTTAGGACGATGGGAGGACCTCGTTCGCATTGATGAATGCCGTGTTGTAGAGCTGTCTTCTATTCAGAAAAAGAGAATGAGGCTCAACCACAGTATATATGTGCCAGATTCTATTAACCAGGATTACAACTTAACGGGTGTTCCTTACCGATTAAATTGGATATATACCGTTCGACAAGGGATTCGTCAGTGGGAACGAATACAAGCGAAATATGTAGCAGCTGGGCCATATGTTCAAGGGGAGTATTGGTGGACAGACGGAGAAGATTGTGTAGCTTTTCCGCTGGAGATGGGGGATTAGTCTATATGTTTGTTGCAAAAACAAAACCTGTGGAGCAGAGTATTGCGGAGCATACGTCCATGCTTTTGCGTGAGCTAGAGATTTTACGAAGTGCATATGGTAAACGTCTAAAGGAGGCAGATGCCTCCTTCTGGCGTCTATTGGTGATTGCTATCCTTTTTCACGATACCGGCAAAGCGTATACTCCTTTTCAGAATAAAGTAAATAGAGCTTTAGGGAAGTTATTAATTAAAACCTTCCTTGCTGATTATCCGCACAATTATTTATCTGTGGCACTGGTTCCCTTTGACTACTTGAATTTAGACATGGAGGAGCAATTTCTGCTTATAGATGCCATCGGTTTTCACCATGAAGGCCGTTCCCAGATGCCGGAAGAGAATGTGATTTTGCATGCTTATAAGCAAGATATGTACAAAAAGATTCCACAAATTTTTAATCATTTATCGCAAATTCCTGTAGACTTACTCAATGAATTAGACATAAACATCTTTATGAAGGAGCATGATCCCTCACCGTATATTAGTGATCTACAACGAAATCGTTGCTCCAAAAAAAGTGAGCGAAAGTTACGTCAAGATGAGCGTTTATGGCGGCGTCATGTCTTACTGAAGGGACTTCTTCATCGTATCGACCATGCAGCTTCTGCGGGTGTAAGGGTGGAAGAAGGGGAGGATGAGTCACCAGGAGAGGTAGCTTTAAGCTACTTGAATAACCAGTACAAAGTGCTTCGACCTGTACAGTTATTCGCCTTAGAGAACCGTAATAAAAATATCATCTGCGCAAGTTCAGTTGGGACAGGTAAGACAGAGGCTGCATTGTTGTGGATAGGAACAGATAAATCGTTTTTTACACTCCCGTTAAGAGTCAGTTTGAATGCCATGTTTACACGTTTCCAAAGAGAAGGGGAGATTAACCTTCAAAGTGTTGGCTTATTGCACTCAACCAGCTATGAAAAGATTGAAGAAGCCGAATATACTGATCATGATTTGACGTATGAAAGCTCTCGACAATTCGCTAAGAAATTAACATTGTCCACGATCGATCAAATTTTAAAGTTCCCGTATTACTATTGTGGGTTTGAAAAAGAACTTGCAACAATGGCATATTCCAAAGTCGTGATAGATGAAATTCAGGCTTATGATCCTAAAATAGCAGCCATGCTTATTTTTGCGTTAGATATGATTTATCGTATTGGTGGACAGTTTATGGTAATGACGGCAACTTTGCCTGCGCTGTATGTTGAAGCCATCGAGAAGCACACTTCTATACCTGTAGAAGAGATTGCTTTTGGAACGTTTACACATGATGTAATTAGACATCGCATAGGGATTAGGGGTACAAGTATTTTTAATGATGTGGAAGAAATTTTTGCAGAAGCGGCGAGTAAAAAAGTACTCGTGATCGTAAATACGGTCGATCAGGCTATTAAGTTTTGGGAGTTCCTTGTGGATCGGGCTCATATTAATGGTGAGTCATGCAGTATTCCAAAGTTGCTTCATGCTCGTTTTACCCAAGAAGATCGAAATGAATTAGAGAAGGAAATACTGGGGTTTGCTCAATCAGGTTGGCATTTGAAAGAGGAAGCGCCTGATCATGGTATTTGGATTACGACGCAAATTGTGGAAGCTTCATTGGATATTGACTTTGATTTGTTATATACAGAAATTTGCTCGTTAGATAGCTTATTTCAACGAATGGGCAGATGTTACCGTGTTCGACTGTACGATGAAAATAAGCCAAATGTTATCGTATTTACAGAGGAATGCAGCGGTATTAGTAGAAGTGGAAAAGGTGGCGTCTATGATCGTGATGTCGTTAAGATTGGATTGGAAATGTTGAATGATTTAGATGGTAAGTGCGTGGATGAGCAAGCTAAAATGTGTTTGGTTGAGAAACTTTATAGTCGTACTGTTTTGAAAGGAACAGCCTATTTAACCGAATTTGATAATGCTATAGATGTATTTAAAAATATGGAGTATTTCAAATTTAGTAAAATTGATGCCCAAAAAATGATGCGTGAAATTGAAACGCAAATGGTTATTCCAGCTGAGTTATGGCCAAAAGTAAGTGAGCTAGTTGAGGAATATCAGTTTGCAAAAGATAAAGAAACAAGACGTAGTATTCGTCGGGAAATTGAAAAAAAGACTGTATCTGTAAGAATGTATTGGCTTTCGCGTAACGGTGGGAAAGGGACGAACCTAACAGAAAAGGGGCTGGAACATATTCAAGTATTAAGCATGGGACAAGCTACTTATTCTAAAGATGAAGCTACAGGATATGGTCCAGGACTTAAACCTGGGGGAGAAACTGCGTTTTTCGATTAACAATCTATCTTACTGGGGTGAGATTCGTTGTCTATTAGAGGTATTGAGATGCATTACTTTGCAATGTGTCATCGTAAACTTTGGTTGTTTAATCGAGGGATTGGATTTGAATTAGAGCATGATCGTGTGATCGAAGGATTGGTGTTGCATGACCAAGCATATTCTCGCTTGACAAAAGAAGTAAGTCTAGATGAATTTACAACTATTGATACGATAGATGGGGACATTGTACGGGAAGTGAAAATATCGAGTCGTATGGAACATGCTGATCGATTACAAATGCTCTATTATCTTTATTTGCTCCGACAACGTGGTATAGAGAAGAAGGGTTTACTTAGCTACCCAAAAGAAAAGAAAACTGTCGGAATTGAACTTGATGCAGAAGGTGAGCAAGAGATAGAGCAAGCTATTAAATCAATTGATTCTCTTCTTAGCGGTAAAGTCCCGAATCTGCGTAAGAAAACGTATTGTAAAAAATGTGCCTACTTTGATTACTGTTTTGTTGGTGAAGAGGAGGATGCTGTATGAAAAGAGACGTATTCATGATGTCTGGAGGCAGATTGAAACGAAAAGATAATACTCTTTACTTTGTTAATGAAGAGGGATTATCTCGACCACTTCCTATTGAGCAAACAGATAATATACATATCTTTGGTCAAGTGGATATGAATAGTTCTATGCTTCATCTTTTGTCCTCACATGGTGTTCAACTGCATCTATATAATTATTACGGATTCTATGATGGATCTTTTGTCCCTCGGAAAAAACAAGTATCTGGGTTTACTGTGGTTCAACAAAGTTCACATGTATGGGATAATGAAAAAAGGATGTATATAGCACGACAGTTTATACAATCCGCAGTTCATCATATGCAGCGTAATATACGTAAGTATGGTGCTGAAGAAGAAGTATCAAGTTACATCGGAACATTATCTGCACATGCAGCCTTATTGGATGAAGCACGTTCTATCCCGCAGTTAATGGGAATTGAAGGGCAGTGTAGGCAAGTATATTACGGATCATTTAATTGCATGTTAAAAGGGGGATGGAAGTGGGAATATCGTTCTAAGCGCCCACCACATGATCCTATTAACGCAATGATATCATTTGGAAATAGTATTATGTATACTGCTGTCTTATCAGAGATTTATAAGACAGTGCTTGATCCTACGATCAGCTTTTTGCATGAATCATCTAGTAAAAGGTATTCTTTATGTCTTGATATAGCTGAAATATTCAAACCATTAATCACTGATTCTATTATTTTTAACCTTATTAACAACCGCCGAATTCAGGAAAAGCATTTTGATCAAGAAGATGGATTAGTATATTTAAGTGATGAAGGTCGTAAGCGATTTTTAGCTGCATTCGATGAGAAAATGAAAAGTACTTTTAAGCATCGCCAGTTGAAGAGAAACGTATCCTATCGATACCTAATTCGCCTTGAGGCTTATAAACTGATTAAACATATGATAGGGGATACTGTATACAAGCCCTTTAAGGCGTGGTGGTAAAGATGTTTGTTATTATTACGTATGACGTAGGTGAAAAGCGAGTCGGTAAGGTGTGCAAAAAACTAAGAGAGTACTTAGATTGGACGCAAAACTCTGTATTTGAAGGAGAAATCACCAAAGGAAAGTTAACACGCTGTTTGGCTGAACTGAAGAAATTGACTACTGATGATGATTCCATCTATATTTATAAAGTGGAAAATCCTAAAGCTATAGAGAAAATAGTTTACGGCAAAGATCGTTCCTTTGAACAACTATTTTTTTGAAGTTTGCATCAAACGATTTTTTGAGTGTTTGCCATGAAGTCCTTACCAGTACTGGGCTCGGAGTACTTTTTTCTATTTTTCAATTTGCACGATTAGAGGTTCGATGCAAAACGGCTTATTTTTTTGATGTTTAAAGGCTCAAAAACCCTTGATATATCAAGGGTTTTTGGGTTTAAGCTTACGGGGTTTTATATGAACGTAGTGGGTTATAAAGCGATGATATTGGGGCTGAGAAAGTGAAAAAAGAGGAAGGTTTTATATGAACGTAGTGGGTTATAAAGCCAGTCATCTCACCCCATGCCTGCTGCTCAGGCTGGTTTTATATGAACGTAGTGGGTTATAAAGGAAGTAGTTGGACTATATAAAGATGCTGAAATCAAGTTTTATATGAACGTAGTGGGTTATAAAGATAAAATGATGTACTCGTTGGTAATCTTGAAGCTGGTTTTATATGAACGTAGTGGGTTATAAAGCTCGTCCGTCCTACGACAACCCGCTTTGACTTCGAGCGCGTTTTATATGAACGTAGTGGGTTATAAAGATGGATTAACATGGAAGCTATGTAGATACACAATTGTTGTTTTATATGAACGTAGTGGGTTATAAAGTAGAGCTTGAAAGCTTGCATCCATTGCTGCGCATCGGTTTTATATGAACGTAGTGGGTTATAAAGTTTGTGTTATACACCAGGGCGTAGACTTGTGTTGGCCCAGTTTTATATGAACGTAGTGGGTTATAAAGATTTTAGTCGCAGACTCCGTTGTATCTGATATAGCAGTTTTATATGAACGTAGTGGGTTATAAAGAGCAGCTCCGGACCTATCTTGTCAGCATTCTTGCTGTTTTATATGAACGTAGTGGGTTATAAAGTTTGAAATTTTTAGCCATTGCCTCCACTCCACTTTCGGTTTTATATGAACGTAGTGGGTTATAAAGGTCGCTTTAACCCCAGAAGGTTTTGTATCGCTTGTCGGTTTTATATGAACGTAGTGGGTTATAAAGTGTTGAGAATCTCGGCGAATTGATCGAGGGTGGCAAAGGTTTTATATGAACGTAGTGGGTTATAAAGGTATATCCGGCTTGTTGGTGTCCGTGTCTCTTGTTGGTTTTATATGAACGTAGTGGGTTATAAAGCCATGTGACATCCGCGGGCAACGACTGAAGGCACCGAGTTTTATATGAACGTAGTGGGTTATAAAGAAAGGTAATTCAAACGCTGTGACACACGGTTTCTTCGTTTTATATGAACGTAGTGGGTTATAAAGTACACATATGTAAAGAGGCAGAGGCATTGCGCTCTGGTTTTATATGAACGTAGTGGGTTATAAAGGGAGATGGGGAACTAACGGCCACGTCAGCTATAGCAGTTTTATATGAACGTAGTGGGTTATAAAGTCGGACATCGGAGCTGCTACGCCAGCGGAAGCTGCGTGTTTTATATGAACGTAGTGGGTTATAAAGTTTATCTCGTCTAACGCTCGTTGCCCGCTCTTATCGGTTTTATATGAACGTAGTGGGTTATAAAGTTGCCAAACTGTTCGAGCCACGCTTCCCAATGTTCGGGTTTTATATGAACGTAGTGGGTTATAAAGTATTCCCTGATGGATATATCGTATGGTGATAATGGAAGTTTTATATGAACGTAGTGGGTTATAAAGTATTCCCTGATGGATATATCGTATGGTGATAATGGAAGTTTTATATGAACGTAGTGGGTTATAAAGTCTTTTTGCCTAATCTGATAAACGAACGGGATGGAGTTTTATATGAACGTAGTGGGTTATAAAGTTGGCACGTGTTGACGCTGTCACTGCTGGCGATGTGGTTTTATATGAACGTAGTGGGTTATAAAGTGATATTCTATACTTCGGATATGGCGGAACGGTTGAGCGTTTTATATGAACGTAGTGGGTTATAAAGACACTATATAGGTTAGCTAACGGGGTGAAATGTAAGTAGTTTTATATGAACGTAGTGGGTTATAAAGACCATTGTATCTATCGGATCGCTTGCGGATGTCGGTACGTTTTATATGAACGTAGTGGGTTATAAAGTTGATTCTCTCCGTAGAACACGAACTCTCCTGCCCGAAGTTTTATATGAACGTAGTGGGTTATAAAGATCAATAGGTGTTACTGATAGACTATCCCCGTAGTAAGTTTTATATGAACGTAGTGGGTTATAAAGTCCAATCCGGCGCGTAGGTGTAAGAGCCGTCAAGCTGTTTTATATGAACGTAGTGGGTTATAAAGATTACCCAAAAACATTGACCGAAAAATGGCGAGACTTGTTTTATATGAACGTAGTGGGTTATAAAGTTTGTAGTTGTGTATCTGCCTTGATTTGTTCAACTTCGTTTTATATGAACGTAGTGGGTTATAAAGTTCAGGAGGTGTGGGTGCTGCCATACGTTGCCGCGGTTTTATATGAACGTAGTGGGTTATAAAAACTTATTGTGCTTGGTGGTATAAAGCTCAAAAGTTCCCGTTTTATATGAACGTAGTGGGTTATAAGGGTGCCTCGCGTTTGAAAAGTTTTATGAAATTCCTCTATGTTTTATTGAGGGAATTTAAGCTCAATTAGCCGATGAAATGGGTATGCGTAGAGGCCCTTTTTATTTGTACGTAGTGGAATTTAAAGAAACTAATGACTGGAGACGATTTTATGAAGTACTTAGTTTTATCTGAACGTTAAGAGATATAAAAAAGTCTTTGTGATCTGGTTTTGATTGCTACTTCAATTTAACCATAACAGAATCCTAAGTGCAGATAGGGTGAAAACTTTGTTGCCTACTGAAATAGGGGGTACTGAACCATCTTATTATTTTTCTGTTTTGCTCCAAAATAATGACCTACCGCACTAGCACCGCATACGGTTTGTTATTATCTCCCCTCGGCACATCAATTCTCTTCGCAATATAAGGCAGCTTTTCTCTAAACAATAAAAATAAATCAAAATATGGTTTACACATATGGGCGGTGATGGTAGTATGAATTAAATGGTTTAATATGGAACTTATCTGTGGGAAGGTGAGAGCATGGGGCATGTAACTACACCTTTGGGGGAACTTATAAGACGTTATAGGAATCAAGTGAACATGACATTAGCGCAGTTGGAGAGTATAATCAATGTTTCTAAAGGAAGCTTGTCAAAAATCGAAACCGGTGAGACAAAGAAACCCGATTTTAAAATTCTTGAAGCCATTGCATCTGTGCTAAACATCCCCTTTCGTGAATATGTTGAACAATATATCCAAGTAGAGCATCGAGCAGAATCACTTATGGCGATCTTGGAATTGGCGATTACAACATCAGAACACGCTTCAATAGCTCCCCAAATTGCTGCCAAATACCTTGAAACTGAAAAGCGAGATAGCATAGAGTTAGTGGAAAGTCTTTATATTGTTACAGCCTCGATAAAAGAACCGCCAATTAGACTAGACTTGTACAACAGCATCATTGATTATTCGCGCAGTCACGGAATTATGCCTTACATTGCTCAGGGCATGTATCAGAAATATATGATTGAACGAAACGATTTTAGTAAATTAAAGTACACCTATCAACTAGGCAGAAGTATTCTCAGTTACGCAAATTTTTTAAACGAAAAAGAACGATTAATACTGTATTATGCACTAGGAGTACATGCTGTTAGTCTATCAAAATATGATGAAGCAATTGAACTGAGTAAGTATGTTACTCATAATGATGTTACAAAGAGTAAATTAAAAGCAGATGCAACCCTAAATATTTGCAATTCTTATTTCTGTCTTGGGAAGTATGAAGATAGTAAAACCTACCTTGATGAATATGCGAAGTTTCCTTACGATTTCATTGAAGATAATGTTAAGGTTATGCTCAGCGGTATCAATGGAAAGACAGTTAGTCTTGATTTAGGTATTCAACAATTTGAACAATATTTATTGAATCCTTCTGAATACAATTTAACATATGTAGTAGTTCAGCTCATGGATTTCTATTCAATTAAAAAAGACTCTAATGCCGCAAGACAGCTATTTAAGTACGAAGAACAAATGAAAATGTCTCTTCAAGATATATACACCACGCCAGAAAAACGTGCGAAATTAGCTTATTACTATAGGCTTAAAGGTGATTTGTTACTCGCTGATAAGGATTTTAAGCATGCTTTAGATTGTTATAAAATGAGCACCATAGAGTATGCGGGTATCTCGCATTTTGGTAAAGCATTCGATGGCATATCCTTAATTACAAAAGCTATCGTAGATGATAATACTCACTTAGAGATAGAATCAATTATGGAGCTTAACCAAATGGTTATTCAAATTAGAGACGAGATAAACGAGGAAGGTGACGGGCTGATATGAAGAAATTTTTAGCAAAATCACCTATTTTATTCGTTGCAATACTTCTTTCTGCGAGTATTATTGTGGGTGATTCTGTTGTGCTTTTTAGCGGGGGTGCCCCGTGGATTAGTGGACAGTAAATAATCATTAAAAATTAAGATGCCGATGGGCATCTTTTTTTATTTTATATTAATTTCATATAATGCTATTTTACAAAAGTTTCGCTACCAATTTTGAAATAATATGATATGAGAAACTACGCTTATACTAATTTTTGCAAATACAAAATTATCTGGTGGGGGTGAGCATATTCTTCCTGATAACTTTTTCCGAAATGATGGAGACAATCATTTGTTTTTGAACATCAGTCATCTTAGAACGAAACTTATTCGCGCAGTAAACGAACACGAGAGCTTTACTGCACAACCCGTTGTCCAACTTAGTCAAGAGCTTGATATGTACATCTTAGAATTTCAAAAGAACACAATTCGAAAGGAGGTGAGAAAGTCTTGAAGCAACGAAAATGGCTAATACACTTTAGAGGAAGTAAAACCCAAAAGGAAGTGGCGAATTTGTCCAAGATTGAACGCAGTTCTTACTCCAATATCGAGAGGGGGAGACGTGACCCAAGTGTTCAAGTAGCGAAACGCATCGGACAAGTTCTAGGCTGTGATTGGAAGCGATTCTTTGACGATGATGATCCTTGCAATGATGTAATTGAAAAGGCTGTGCTTACTTGCGATAAACACAGCCGATAAACAAACCTTACAAATTGATGATACAACATTCTTCTTAAATAATGACTATTAGTTATTTAGAAGGCTCACCACGATTAACATCCTTTGCAACCCCTTTAACCTACTCATGAAAAACCTACATATAAAATTTTACTTGGTTAGGACGGAGAGAAAACTAAATAGTCCGAATGGGGAATGATTGTGAGTAAGAAATACAACGTTTTCAAAATTATGAACTGCTTGCAACAGCGTGTAGCACAAAGTAAGACGTTGTTAGTCCCTAATGTATATGGTGGGCTGTATGTGGGGCGCTTTACATTTAATCCTCCTGCGACCAAAAGGGAACTGAGAACGTTTACGAATCAATTCAACATTCAACTCCCAGATGAGTACATGGAGTTCCTAAATTGTTGTAATGGCGCAATTCTGTTTGATATTGGGGAAGGAATGCGTACGGAGATTTATGGCTTAGACATGCTCACAA harbors:
- the cas3 gene encoding CRISPR-associated helicase Cas3', which codes for MFVAKTKPVEQSIAEHTSMLLRELEILRSAYGKRLKEADASFWRLLVIAILFHDTGKAYTPFQNKVNRALGKLLIKTFLADYPHNYLSVALVPFDYLNLDMEEQFLLIDAIGFHHEGRSQMPEENVILHAYKQDMYKKIPQIFNHLSQIPVDLLNELDINIFMKEHDPSPYISDLQRNRCSKKSERKLRQDERLWRRHVLLKGLLHRIDHAASAGVRVEEGEDESPGEVALSYLNNQYKVLRPVQLFALENRNKNIICASSVGTGKTEAALLWIGTDKSFFTLPLRVSLNAMFTRFQREGEINLQSVGLLHSTSYEKIEEAEYTDHDLTYESSRQFAKKLTLSTIDQILKFPYYYCGFEKELATMAYSKVVIDEIQAYDPKIAAMLIFALDMIYRIGGQFMVMTATLPALYVEAIEKHTSIPVEEIAFGTFTHDVIRHRIGIRGTSIFNDVEEIFAEAASKKVLVIVNTVDQAIKFWEFLVDRAHINGESCSIPKLLHARFTQEDRNELEKEILGFAQSGWHLKEEAPDHGIWITTQIVEASLDIDFDLLYTEICSLDSLFQRMGRCYRVRLYDENKPNVIVFTEECSGISRSGKGGVYDRDVVKIGLEMLNDLDGKCVDEQAKMCLVEKLYSRTVLKGTAYLTEFDNAIDVFKNMEYFKFSKIDAQKMMREIETQMVIPAELWPKVSELVEEYQFAKDKETRRSIRREIEKKTVSVRMYWLSRNGGKGTNLTEKGLEHIQVLSMGQATYSKDEATGYGPGLKPGGETAFFD
- the cas4 gene encoding CRISPR-associated protein Cas4, whose product is MSIRGIEMHYFAMCHRKLWLFNRGIGFELEHDRVIEGLVLHDQAYSRLTKEVSLDEFTTIDTIDGDIVREVKISSRMEHADRLQMLYYLYLLRQRGIEKKGLLSYPKEKKTVGIELDAEGEQEIEQAIKSIDSLLSGKVPNLRKKTYCKKCAYFDYCFVGEEEDAV
- the cas1b gene encoding type I-B CRISPR-associated endonuclease Cas1b codes for the protein MKRDVFMMSGGRLKRKDNTLYFVNEEGLSRPLPIEQTDNIHIFGQVDMNSSMLHLLSSHGVQLHLYNYYGFYDGSFVPRKKQVSGFTVVQQSSHVWDNEKRMYIARQFIQSAVHHMQRNIRKYGAEEEVSSYIGTLSAHAALLDEARSIPQLMGIEGQCRQVYYGSFNCMLKGGWKWEYRSKRPPHDPINAMISFGNSIMYTAVLSEIYKTVLDPTISFLHESSSKRYSLCLDIAEIFKPLITDSIIFNLINNRRIQEKHFDQEDGLVYLSDEGRKRFLAAFDEKMKSTFKHRQLKRNVSYRYLIRLEAYKLIKHMIGDTVYKPFKAWW
- the cas2 gene encoding CRISPR-associated endonuclease Cas2, which translates into the protein MFVIITYDVGEKRVGKVCKKLREYLDWTQNSVFEGEITKGKLTRCLAELKKLTTDDDSIYIYKVENPKAIEKIVYGKDRSFEQLFF
- a CDS encoding helix-turn-helix transcriptional regulator — protein: MGHVTTPLGELIRRYRNQVNMTLAQLESIINVSKGSLSKIETGETKKPDFKILEAIASVLNIPFREYVEQYIQVEHRAESLMAILELAITTSEHASIAPQIAAKYLETEKRDSIELVESLYIVTASIKEPPIRLDLYNSIIDYSRSHGIMPYIAQGMYQKYMIERNDFSKLKYTYQLGRSILSYANFLNEKERLILYYALGVHAVSLSKYDEAIELSKYVTHNDVTKSKLKADATLNICNSYFCLGKYEDSKTYLDEYAKFPYDFIEDNVKVMLSGINGKTVSLDLGIQQFEQYLLNPSEYNLTYVVVQLMDFYSIKKDSNAARQLFKYEEQMKMSLQDIYTTPEKRAKLAYYYRLKGDLLLADKDFKHALDCYKMSTIEYAGISHFGKAFDGISLITKAIVDDNTHLEIESIMELNQMVIQIRDEINEEGDGLI
- a CDS encoding aspartyl-phosphate phosphatase Spo0E family protein, with the translated sequence MNISHLRTKLIRAVNEHESFTAQPVVQLSQELDMYILEFQKNTIRKEVRKS
- a CDS encoding helix-turn-helix transcriptional regulator; translation: MKQRKWLIHFRGSKTQKEVANLSKIERSSYSNIERGRRDPSVQVAKRIGQVLGCDWKRFFDDDDPCNDVIEKAVLTCDKHSR